Proteins from one Anaerohalosphaeraceae bacterium genomic window:
- the hemL gene encoding glutamate-1-semialdehyde 2,1-aminomutase, whose protein sequence is MRKNLSDKLFERACRVIPGGVNSPVRAFRGVGLTPIFIDRAAGAHIWDIDGNEYIDYVGSWGPMILGHAHPAVVEAVRQAATKGTSFGTATENEVKLAEAVVSAFESIEKVRLVSSGTEAVMTAVRLARAFTGRDLLVKMDGCYHGHSDSMLVQAGSGVAELGLPASAGVPADLAKKTITVPYNDIHALETVFEKYPHQIAGVIIEPIAANMGVVPPKEGYLQAIRQMCTEHKSVLIFDEVITGFRAAYGGAQSLLHISADLTCLGKIVGGGLPCAAVGGRKEIMDLLAPLGPVYQAGTLSGNPLATAASLAVLEILQKPGVYEQLELLSARLEQGLHEAARKNRTAIHINRAGSILSVFFTDKPVNNFEDVQKCSGRLFKRFFASMLQQGIYLAPSAYEAWFVSLAHTERDIDRTIQAAYNAFTDLNTNET, encoded by the coding sequence ATGAGAAAAAACTTATCTGACAAATTGTTTGAACGGGCTTGTCGGGTTATCCCGGGAGGGGTCAACTCCCCGGTCCGGGCTTTCCGCGGCGTTGGGCTTACACCGATTTTTATTGACCGAGCCGCCGGAGCCCACATATGGGACATTGACGGCAATGAATATATAGATTATGTTGGTTCCTGGGGGCCGATGATTCTTGGACACGCCCATCCGGCTGTGGTAGAGGCCGTCAGACAAGCCGCAACCAAAGGCACCTCCTTCGGGACGGCTACCGAAAACGAAGTCAAACTGGCAGAGGCCGTTGTTTCTGCTTTTGAAAGCATAGAGAAGGTGCGTCTGGTCAGCAGCGGGACTGAAGCGGTCATGACGGCTGTTCGTCTGGCCCGGGCCTTTACCGGCAGAGACCTTCTGGTCAAGATGGACGGCTGCTATCACGGGCACAGCGATTCGATGCTGGTTCAGGCCGGTTCAGGGGTTGCGGAACTGGGGCTGCCGGCCAGTGCTGGGGTCCCGGCAGACCTGGCAAAAAAAACCATCACGGTTCCTTATAATGACATACACGCCCTCGAAACCGTGTTCGAAAAATACCCGCACCAGATTGCCGGGGTCATTATTGAGCCGATTGCCGCCAATATGGGGGTCGTACCGCCGAAAGAAGGATACTTGCAAGCCATTCGGCAAATGTGCACGGAACACAAGAGCGTTCTGATTTTTGATGAGGTCATTACGGGTTTTCGTGCAGCGTACGGCGGAGCCCAGTCGCTTCTCCACATCTCGGCGGACCTGACGTGTTTAGGCAAAATTGTCGGCGGCGGGTTGCCCTGTGCGGCAGTCGGCGGCCGGAAAGAGATTATGGACCTTCTGGCTCCGCTGGGACCGGTCTATCAGGCCGGAACGCTCAGCGGGAACCCTCTGGCGACAGCGGCGTCTCTGGCCGTGCTGGAGATTCTGCAAAAACCCGGGGTTTACGAGCAATTGGAATTGCTCTCCGCCCGACTGGAACAAGGACTCCATGAGGCCGCTCGGAAAAACCGCACAGCAATCCATATCAATCGGGCAGGGTCCATCCTGAGCGTCTTTTTTACAGACAAACCGGTGAATAATTTTGAAGATGTTCAGAAATGCAGCGGCCGTTTGTTTAAACGCTTCTTTGCTTCGATGCTCCAACAGGGAATCTATTTGGCCCCCAGTGCTTATGAGGCATGGTTTGTCTCCCTGGCCCATACGGAAAGGGATATTGATAGAACGATTCAGGCGGCCTATAATGCTTTCACAGACCTGAACACAAACGAAACCTGA
- a CDS encoding cold-shock protein, with translation MGIFHPREIVVSSGTVKWFNEKKGFGFITPDEGGDDLFVHHSKIDMQGFRTLKEGQRVEFDVTAGEKGKVAINVKPV, from the coding sequence ATGGGGATATTTCACCCCAGGGAGATTGTCGTGAGCAGCGGGACAGTCAAGTGGTTCAATGAGAAGAAGGGGTTTGGGTTTATTACACCGGATGAAGGCGGCGATGATTTGTTTGTTCATCATTCCAAGATCGATATGCAGGGCTTTCGAACACTCAAAGAGGGCCAGCGTGTCGAATTTGATGTAACCGCCGGGGAAAAAGGTAAGGTAGCCATTAACGTCAAACCTGTTTGA
- a CDS encoding sodium:solute symporter family protein has product MLADISLEQIIVVLAYLLLVVYLGLLGYWRTKNATDYLIAGRQIHPFVMAMSYGATFISTSAIVGFGGVAGLYGMSVLWLTFLNIFVGIFIAFVVFAPRARRMGHILDAHTFPELLGRRYESRFIQVASGLIIFLFIPLYAAAVLIGGSVFVASQFDISYTTALLVFSVIVAAYVVVGGLKGVMYTDALQGTIMFVGMFLLLIFTYVKVGGLTAGHQKLTALAPLVPPNLQAIGHRGWTAMPLFGWGDTKYNLWWTIIGTITLGVGIGVLAQPQLVVRFMTVKSRRELNRAVVVGGIFILIMTGVAFTVGALSNAYFAEQGPLMTGRIVKVLDAEKNLAVLQLVKPNNAGGWEDVAGKTAPVKLYGESIGQMEADGKPTEIRQGRSISFVYAKGTADEIIPTFIKSAMPSWFGLLFLLTLLSAAMSTLSSQFHTVGTSIGRDVYEQITGQHGKSTNINRIGIILGIIYAVVISYYARESTFIARATSIFFGLCASAFLPMFIGALYFPRMTRAAAIASMIVGFVVTAFWLVFIKAQEAQTIGLVQKVTGGKTSLLADVPNWPVVDPILVALPISILTAIVFSFFTQPPSKEHLDRCFRGVSS; this is encoded by the coding sequence ATGCTGGCGGACATCTCTCTTGAACAAATCATTGTCGTATTGGCCTATCTGCTGCTCGTTGTGTATCTGGGGTTATTAGGATATTGGCGCACCAAGAATGCGACCGATTACCTGATAGCCGGTCGGCAAATTCACCCTTTTGTGATGGCCATGAGTTATGGAGCTACTTTTATTTCCACCAGTGCCATAGTCGGATTCGGCGGGGTGGCGGGGCTTTACGGAATGTCTGTACTGTGGCTGACCTTTTTGAACATTTTTGTCGGGATTTTCATTGCATTTGTGGTGTTTGCTCCCCGCGCAAGACGAATGGGCCATATCCTCGATGCACATACCTTCCCCGAATTGCTGGGGCGCCGCTACGAAAGCCGATTTATCCAGGTTGCCTCCGGCCTAATCATTTTCCTTTTTATTCCGTTGTATGCGGCGGCAGTTCTGATCGGCGGAAGTGTTTTTGTCGCCAGTCAGTTTGATATTTCGTACACAACTGCATTGCTGGTTTTTAGTGTCATTGTGGCGGCTTATGTAGTTGTCGGCGGCCTGAAAGGGGTGATGTACACAGACGCCCTTCAGGGCACGATTATGTTTGTGGGTATGTTCCTGCTGCTGATTTTCACGTATGTGAAAGTAGGGGGACTGACTGCCGGCCATCAAAAATTGACGGCATTAGCTCCTTTGGTGCCGCCCAACCTTCAGGCCATCGGACATCGCGGCTGGACAGCTATGCCTTTGTTCGGATGGGGCGATACGAAATACAACCTGTGGTGGACGATCATTGGAACGATTACGCTGGGTGTTGGTATCGGGGTTCTCGCTCAACCCCAGCTGGTGGTCCGTTTTATGACTGTTAAGAGCCGGCGCGAATTGAATCGCGCGGTCGTGGTCGGCGGTATTTTCATCCTGATTATGACCGGCGTGGCGTTTACGGTCGGAGCTCTGTCAAATGCTTATTTTGCAGAGCAGGGCCCGCTGATGACCGGACGAATTGTTAAAGTTCTCGATGCGGAGAAAAATCTGGCGGTTTTGCAGCTTGTGAAACCAAACAATGCAGGGGGCTGGGAAGATGTGGCGGGCAAGACGGCTCCGGTTAAACTTTATGGAGAAAGCATCGGACAGATGGAGGCGGACGGCAAACCGACGGAAATTCGTCAGGGGCGAAGCATTTCCTTTGTCTATGCGAAAGGCACAGCGGATGAAATCATTCCTACTTTTATTAAAAGTGCTATGCCTTCCTGGTTCGGGCTGCTGTTTCTGCTGACACTTTTGTCGGCGGCGATGAGCACGCTGTCCAGCCAGTTCCATACAGTCGGGACCAGCATCGGGCGGGATGTTTATGAGCAAATTACCGGTCAGCACGGCAAGAGTACCAATATCAACCGAATCGGAATTATCCTCGGAATCATTTATGCCGTTGTCATCAGTTATTATGCCCGCGAGAGTACGTTCATTGCCCGGGCCACATCGATTTTCTTCGGCCTGTGTGCGTCAGCTTTTCTGCCGATGTTTATCGGGGCATTGTATTTTCCGCGGATGACACGGGCGGCGGCCATTGCCTCCATGATCGTCGGCTTTGTCGTCACAGCATTCTGGCTGGTGTTTATCAAGGCCCAGGAAGCCCAGACTATCGGCCTGGTGCAGAAAGTCACCGGCGGGAAAACCTCCCTGCTGGCGGATGTGCCCAACTGGCCTGTTGTCGACCCGATTCTGGTAGCTTTGCCGATCTCTATCCTGACGGCGATTGTCTTCAGTTTCTTTACTCAACCTCCTTCCAAAGAACATCTGGACCGATGTTTTCGGGGAGTTTCTTCATAA
- a CDS encoding pilus assembly PilX N-terminal domain-containing protein translates to MNAKSSQRNFDRRGIALLAALIFIVLFSAFSIGVLSLSTANVQTASNHHTSNLARSSAESGLEYVRYWFSGVSLPGTTAAEQRFVFFADELESILQNYDIPYENLVEDQLFLIGTAESPILLQAGSDRSFYAEIRPLGTERIRVWICGRAGEFERTIRADFAYGTRRHSVFDFGVATKGPLGLWGNIQIEGVNISVESDVYIESENQNNALTIVGNSQIAGDVKIVNSNAVVTLQGGKAGIGGETGQAAIDHHVQTGVPATEFPYPNTDYFEQYVDGITITSANKSSYSSNTTLENVRIAANTNPTFSGNVTLKGVVFIEYPNQVVFTGNTDVIGIIIGDGDLNDHSGTSKIEFQGNVSSRSVSELPEEQFGDLTRETGTFLMAPGFAVSFGGSFDTLNGCIAANGVTFYGNAGGVIGGSVINYSPTLMTLTGNADLYFNRTGISSLPAGFFPEIVIHYDPSSYLEIP, encoded by the coding sequence ATGAACGCCAAATCAAGCCAAAGAAACTTTGACCGCCGGGGGATTGCTCTTCTGGCTGCATTGATTTTTATTGTTCTATTCTCTGCTTTTTCCATTGGGGTCTTGTCGCTTTCGACGGCCAATGTTCAGACAGCTTCCAATCACCATACGTCCAATCTGGCCCGTTCATCTGCAGAGTCCGGACTGGAATATGTTCGGTATTGGTTCAGCGGGGTGAGTCTGCCCGGGACCACCGCTGCGGAGCAGCGGTTTGTTTTTTTTGCCGATGAACTCGAATCTATTCTGCAGAATTACGACATTCCCTACGAAAATCTGGTGGAAGACCAGTTGTTTCTGATTGGTACGGCGGAAAGCCCCATCCTCCTTCAAGCCGGCTCTGACCGCTCTTTTTATGCAGAGATAAGACCCTTGGGAACAGAACGAATTCGAGTTTGGATATGCGGGCGGGCGGGAGAGTTCGAGCGAACTATTCGGGCGGATTTTGCGTACGGAACCCGACGTCATTCCGTTTTTGATTTTGGTGTGGCCACAAAGGGACCTCTCGGTCTTTGGGGCAATATTCAGATTGAAGGGGTGAATATCTCCGTCGAATCGGACGTATATATCGAAAGCGAAAATCAGAATAATGCCTTGACCATCGTCGGCAATTCCCAGATTGCCGGGGATGTCAAAATCGTAAACTCCAATGCAGTTGTAACGCTGCAGGGAGGCAAAGCCGGCATCGGCGGCGAAACAGGCCAGGCCGCGATTGATCATCATGTGCAGACCGGGGTGCCTGCAACGGAGTTTCCTTATCCCAATACCGATTATTTTGAACAGTATGTGGACGGAATTACGATTACCAGTGCCAACAAGAGCAGCTACAGCAGCAATACGACGCTCGAAAACGTCCGAATCGCTGCTAATACCAATCCCACCTTTTCAGGAAATGTGACGTTAAAAGGGGTGGTTTTTATCGAGTATCCTAATCAGGTAGTTTTCACGGGAAATACGGATGTGATTGGGATTATCATTGGAGACGGCGACCTGAATGATCACTCCGGTACCAGTAAAATTGAGTTTCAAGGCAATGTCAGCAGCCGTTCCGTTTCGGAGCTTCCTGAGGAACAATTTGGGGATTTGACCCGGGAAACCGGGACTTTTCTGATGGCCCCCGGCTTTGCGGTTTCGTTTGGCGGTTCTTTTGATACACTCAACGGCTGTATTGCCGCCAACGGCGTGACTTTCTACGGCAATGCCGGCGGAGTGATCGGCGGTTCTGTTATCAACTATTCTCCCACTCTGATGACCCTGACGGGGAACGCAGACCTCTATTTTAACCGGACGGGAATTTCGTCTCTGCCTGCCGGTTTCTTCCCTGAGATTGTTATTCATTACGATCCCTCTTCATATTTGGAAATCCCCTGA
- a CDS encoding NAD(P)-dependent oxidoreductase produces MAESRKTIGFIGTGIMGAPMAANLLKAGYQVIVHNRTKSRAQPLLDQGAVWAETPAQAAAGADAVMTCLPNTPDVQQVLLGPSGVYETARQGLICIDTSTICPDATRKIAAQLGQKGVIFFDAPVSGGQIGAIEGKLSIMIGGPREHLETIRPILEVVGRTLTHCGPVGFGQMTKLVNQVMIIHTIVSIAEGLAFAKKAGLNLETTLSAVLAGAAYSHSLKHLGPKILAGDWKPAFKVDLQIKDLNIILDYAQRIGQPLPATALARELLSILSARGRGQDGTQALFEVIEQMGK; encoded by the coding sequence TTGGCTGAATCTCGGAAAACAATCGGCTTCATCGGTACGGGAATTATGGGCGCACCGATGGCAGCGAATCTGCTGAAGGCCGGCTATCAGGTTATTGTTCACAACCGTACGAAATCACGGGCTCAGCCGCTTTTAGACCAGGGGGCTGTTTGGGCGGAAACCCCTGCCCAGGCGGCAGCCGGTGCCGATGCGGTTATGACCTGTCTGCCGAATACGCCGGACGTCCAGCAGGTTTTGCTGGGACCGTCAGGGGTGTATGAAACCGCCCGGCAAGGACTTATCTGCATTGACACTTCCACAATTTGTCCGGATGCCACTCGGAAAATCGCCGCTCAACTGGGGCAGAAAGGCGTGATTTTTTTTGATGCCCCCGTCAGCGGCGGACAAATCGGAGCCATCGAAGGCAAACTGTCGATTATGATCGGAGGCCCCCGCGAACATCTGGAAACAATCCGGCCGATTCTGGAGGTCGTTGGACGCACTCTTACCCACTGCGGCCCGGTCGGCTTCGGCCAGATGACCAAACTGGTTAACCAGGTAATGATTATTCATACGATTGTGAGCATTGCGGAAGGTCTGGCATTCGCCAAAAAGGCAGGGCTGAATCTGGAAACAACTCTGTCAGCGGTCTTGGCCGGGGCGGCCTACAGTCATTCCCTGAAGCATCTGGGGCCGAAGATACTGGCAGGCGATTGGAAACCTGCCTTTAAGGTCGATTTGCAAATCAAGGATTTAAATATCATCTTGGATTATGCACAGCGCATCGGCCAGCCCCTGCCGGCAACGGCTCTAGCCCGGGAACTGCTGAGCATCCTGTCGGCTCGCGGACGGGGACAGGACGGTACGCAGGCACTTTTTGAAGTGATTGAACAGATGGGAAAATAA
- a CDS encoding YcjF family protein, producing MLKTAWKLIRLIFTVFGVLLSFIALMEFLQAYQALRTMHPIAGYLFLLAVAAGLVWLGVYYWKTVASRPRVLTPPKIEDFQSADIRCLRKYIRYLGRFLERLAHNPNLSEDQHRQAQTASDSLQEVLSAGRSQDELLSIIRQTEESAICPLLREIDEKANKHVRDSMRDVMVFVTLSPYKSIDLAVVIYRNIRMVLDVVKMYNSRPALREQAAVFYDIFTIVATVNYIHLGRNLIESLGSKIPGIGRFLDEIAEGIGAGFLTTVTGHAAMQRCRAFTGWNPQKARESMLSHLGDFYADVRDVFFKDVWGLLVHKSDQAFAAAKDTVAGALEETGRQIAEWIRTPVDLAVGAGKSLGDWITKPFRKE from the coding sequence ATGCTCAAAACCGCTTGGAAACTGATTCGGCTCATCTTTACTGTATTCGGAGTTTTGCTGTCGTTTATCGCTTTGATGGAGTTCTTACAGGCCTATCAGGCCCTTCGGACTATGCATCCGATTGCAGGCTATTTGTTCCTTTTAGCCGTCGCGGCCGGTCTGGTTTGGCTGGGTGTGTATTACTGGAAAACAGTCGCAAGCCGCCCTCGCGTGCTCACCCCGCCGAAAATCGAAGATTTCCAATCGGCGGATATTCGCTGCCTTCGAAAGTATATTCGGTATCTGGGCCGCTTTTTGGAACGTTTGGCCCACAATCCCAACTTGTCCGAAGACCAGCACCGGCAGGCCCAAACTGCATCCGACTCGCTGCAGGAAGTCTTGTCCGCAGGCCGTTCACAAGACGAACTGCTGAGTATCATTCGACAAACCGAAGAATCTGCAATTTGTCCCCTGCTCAGAGAGATTGATGAGAAAGCCAACAAACACGTTCGCGACAGCATGCGGGATGTGATGGTGTTTGTGACGCTGAGCCCGTACAAATCGATTGATTTGGCCGTGGTGATTTATCGCAACATCCGGATGGTGCTGGATGTGGTCAAGATGTACAACAGTCGGCCGGCTTTGCGAGAACAGGCGGCTGTCTTTTATGACATCTTCACCATTGTAGCAACGGTCAACTACATTCATCTGGGACGCAATCTGATTGAATCCCTCGGCAGCAAAATCCCCGGCATCGGTCGATTTCTGGATGAGATTGCCGAAGGCATCGGCGCGGGTTTTCTGACAACGGTGACCGGCCATGCGGCGATGCAGCGGTGCCGCGCATTTACGGGCTGGAACCCGCAAAAAGCCCGGGAGTCAATGTTGTCGCATCTGGGTGATTTTTATGCAGATGTCCGCGATGTCTTTTTCAAGGATGTCTGGGGGCTGCTTGTCCACAAGTCGGATCAGGCGTTTGCGGCTGCTAAAGACACGGTCGCAGGTGCTTTGGAGGAAACCGGCCGGCAAATCGCCGAGTGGATTCGCACACCGGTGGATTTGGCCGTCGGGGCGGGCAAATCCCTGGGGGATTGGATTACAAAGCCGTTTCGAAAGGAATGA
- the lipA gene encoding lipoyl synthase, producing MSEFKGRFPAWLKRRVGGGGVFTHTQKTLERLGLETICTNANCPNRGDCWSRGTATVLILGNICTRNCAFCSVGHGKPLPPEPTEPARVSALARQLQLKYLVITSVDRDDLPDGGAAHFRDVILFCRQENPEIQFELLVPDFRGCQDKALELLSDARPFVFGHNLETVPRLYPTARPGGDYLRSLTLLKKAKDRWPDTPTKSSIMLGLGEIEEEVLQVLQDLRSVGCNRLALGQYLKPDKNCLDVVEFIPPEKFDWWAGQARRMGFDWVQSSPFTRSSYHADFLH from the coding sequence ATGAGTGAATTCAAGGGACGTTTTCCGGCCTGGCTGAAACGACGTGTCGGCGGGGGGGGCGTGTTCACCCATACACAAAAGACCCTTGAGCGGCTGGGACTGGAAACCATCTGTACAAATGCCAATTGTCCCAATCGGGGCGACTGCTGGAGCCGAGGCACAGCAACTGTTTTAATTTTGGGGAATATTTGTACCCGCAATTGTGCTTTTTGTTCCGTCGGACACGGAAAACCCTTGCCGCCGGAACCCACAGAACCCGCAAGGGTCTCGGCTTTGGCACGCCAGCTTCAATTAAAATATTTGGTTATCACAAGCGTTGATCGAGATGACCTGCCGGACGGCGGGGCGGCCCATTTTCGCGATGTCATTCTGTTCTGCCGACAAGAGAATCCGGAGATACAATTTGAGCTGCTCGTGCCGGACTTTCGAGGTTGTCAGGACAAGGCGCTGGAGCTTTTATCGGATGCAAGGCCCTTCGTTTTCGGACACAATCTGGAGACTGTGCCTAGGCTTTATCCGACGGCTCGTCCCGGCGGTGATTACCTGCGTTCGCTGACCCTTCTGAAAAAGGCCAAAGACCGCTGGCCGGATACCCCCACAAAATCTTCTATCATGCTTGGACTGGGCGAAATCGAAGAGGAGGTTCTTCAGGTCTTGCAGGATTTGCGCTCGGTCGGCTGCAATCGACTGGCTTTGGGGCAATATTTAAAGCCCGATAAAAACTGCCTGGACGTTGTCGAATTCATTCCTCCCGAAAAGTTTGATTGGTGGGCCGGCCAGGCCCGCCGGATGGGTTTTGACTGGGTTCAGTCCTCCCCATTTACCCGCAGCTCCTATCATGCGGATTTTTTGCATTGA
- a CDS encoding amidohydrolase family protein has product MGKSSLKTTAGKRRIIDIHTHAFPDSLADRAMAQLHSECDVKSYLDGRVDSLLRSMDEAGIETAVLCSIATRPTQFKPILEWSSQIRSKRIIPFPSVHPDDSALPDKIKEIADRGFIGVKIHPYYQNMLIDDPRNDLLYKSIIENDLILVLHTGYDIAFPREEKAGPRQVLNVLERFSELKLVTTHMGGWFQWDEVNHYLLGKPIYIETSVSFDYLGPQRMAQMLEKHNPDYLLFGTDSPWDNQKNAILNIENIISDESLKQKLFYENAAKLLKLGRFRCC; this is encoded by the coding sequence GTGGGTAAGTCCTCCTTAAAGACCACGGCCGGGAAACGCCGGATTATCGATATTCATACCCATGCGTTTCCGGATTCACTTGCCGATAGAGCCATGGCCCAGCTTCATTCCGAATGCGACGTGAAGTCGTATTTGGACGGCCGAGTAGACTCATTGCTTCGCTCGATGGACGAAGCAGGCATTGAAACAGCTGTATTGTGCAGTATTGCCACGCGCCCCACACAGTTTAAGCCGATCCTCGAATGGAGTTCTCAAATTCGTTCCAAACGAATCATCCCTTTTCCTTCTGTGCATCCAGACGATTCTGCATTGCCGGACAAAATAAAAGAAATTGCTGACAGGGGATTTATTGGAGTAAAAATACATCCTTATTATCAAAATATGCTTATTGATGATCCCCGGAATGATTTGTTGTACAAGTCTATTATTGAAAATGACTTGATTCTTGTTTTGCACACGGGATACGACATTGCTTTTCCAAGAGAAGAAAAGGCAGGTCCTCGGCAAGTCCTGAATGTTCTCGAACGATTCAGCGAGTTAAAACTGGTTACCACCCATATGGGCGGCTGGTTCCAGTGGGACGAGGTGAACCACTACCTGCTCGGAAAACCCATCTATATCGAAACCTCTGTGTCGTTTGACTACTTAGGGCCGCAAAGGATGGCTCAAATGCTGGAAAAACACAACCCTGATTATCTTCTTTTCGGAACAGACAGCCCTTGGGACAACCAAAAAAACGCGATTCTCAATATTGAAAACATAATTTCTGATGAATCTCTTAAACAAAAATTATTTTATGAAAATGCTGCTAAATTGTTAAAACTCGGACGATTTAGATGTTGTTAG
- a CDS encoding STAS domain-containing protein, with product MGIQRWSENVILVNLAPEPDLGEEIISVCQTVSREKEQDVVIDFSDVEIVTSSSIAKLLKLRKILHDNQRKLVFCCVQPQTKNIFLVTGLDTVFTFVEDQFVALAGLQMAQAES from the coding sequence ATGGGAATCCAACGATGGTCTGAAAACGTCATTCTGGTGAATTTGGCGCCCGAACCGGATCTCGGCGAAGAGATTATTTCTGTCTGCCAGACGGTCTCTCGGGAAAAGGAACAAGATGTTGTGATTGATTTTTCGGACGTGGAGATTGTGACGTCTTCGAGCATCGCCAAACTGCTCAAACTTCGCAAGATTCTCCACGACAACCAGCGAAAACTGGTCTTTTGCTGTGTACAGCCCCAGACCAAAAATATCTTTTTGGTCACCGGTCTGGATACCGTTTTTACTTTTGTGGAAGATCAATTTGTAGCGCTGGCGGGGCTGCAAATGGCCCAAGCTGAATCGTAA
- the lipB gene encoding lipoyl(octanoyl) transferase LipB has translation MQDGLIIRDLGLTRYADCLAYQEELCAQRQADAIADTVLLTEHEPVITLGVRMADNKILAMPEDLHQQGIEICRVGRGGAATAHNPGQIVMYPILKLSRLKIGLSDYVHTLGQIGIEMLRTFGIRADWRKQTPGLWVSGRKIGSVGVQVRKRVTLHGIAVNICNDLSIFDAIVPCGLEGVQITSVLKERGTAPSMQDIKGCLTDLCRRYLAGSEGLADE, from the coding sequence GTGCAGGATGGACTGATTATCCGGGATTTGGGGCTTACGCGGTATGCGGACTGTCTGGCATACCAGGAGGAACTCTGCGCTCAGCGGCAGGCCGATGCGATTGCAGATACTGTATTGCTGACCGAGCATGAACCGGTGATTACCTTGGGTGTGCGAATGGCGGATAATAAAATTCTGGCGATGCCGGAAGACCTGCATCAGCAGGGAATAGAAATATGCCGGGTCGGAAGGGGCGGAGCCGCAACCGCTCACAATCCCGGGCAGATTGTGATGTACCCGATTCTGAAACTTAGCCGTCTCAAAATAGGATTAAGCGACTATGTGCATACACTTGGGCAAATCGGCATCGAGATGCTGCGGACTTTCGGCATCCGAGCAGACTGGCGCAAGCAAACCCCCGGACTGTGGGTGAGCGGAAGGAAAATCGGTTCGGTTGGTGTTCAGGTGCGCAAGCGAGTTACCCTCCACGGGATCGCCGTCAATATTTGCAATGATTTATCCATTTTTGATGCGATTGTTCCCTGCGGTTTGGAAGGGGTGCAGATAACTTCTGTTTTGAAGGAACGCGGAACTGCTCCTTCGATGCAGGACATAAAGGGCTGCTTAACAGACCTTTGCAGGCGGTATTTGGCTGGTTCGGAGGGGCTGGCCGATGAGTGA
- the rnc gene encoding ribonuclease III, which yields MEKELLRQAEERLGYHFSNPALLEEALIHSSWANSRLTSNERLEFLGDAVLGLLICHALYERFPDYLEGDLTKIKSVLVSRKICAQIARSLGLLDFIQVGKGTNGSRAMNGSIAAGTLEAILAAIYLDGGFAAAQEFVQRQFGPYLESADAQGHLDNFKSILQQYSQRHLNATPTYRLLDEKGPDHNKCFEVCAAIGQRLFSSAWGATKKEAEQRAALKALIELGVLNESGDCPAELPDN from the coding sequence ATGGAAAAAGAACTTCTCCGGCAGGCAGAAGAACGTTTGGGGTATCATTTCAGCAACCCGGCACTTCTGGAAGAGGCCCTGATTCATTCCTCCTGGGCCAACTCGCGATTGACCAGCAATGAACGGCTGGAGTTTTTGGGAGATGCGGTGCTCGGACTTCTGATTTGCCATGCCTTGTATGAACGCTTTCCTGACTATCTGGAAGGGGACCTAACCAAAATCAAGAGCGTACTGGTGTCCCGGAAAATCTGCGCTCAGATTGCCCGCTCCCTGGGGCTTCTCGACTTTATTCAGGTCGGCAAAGGCACGAACGGGTCACGAGCGATGAACGGGTCCATAGCAGCAGGCACCTTGGAGGCGATTCTGGCAGCCATTTACCTGGACGGCGGCTTCGCAGCCGCACAGGAGTTCGTTCAAAGGCAATTCGGTCCTTACCTCGAAAGCGCCGATGCCCAGGGACATTTGGACAATTTTAAATCCATTCTCCAGCAATACAGCCAGCGTCATCTGAATGCCACTCCGACATACCGGCTGCTGGATGAAAAAGGGCCCGACCATAACAAATGCTTTGAAGTGTGTGCGGCAATCGGCCAGCGATTGTTCAGCAGCGCCTGGGGCGCAACCAAAAAAGAGGCCGAACAAAGAGCCGCTCTGAAGGCCCTGATTGAACTGGGTGTCCTCAACGAAAGCGGAGACTGTCCGGCGGAACTGCCGGACAACTAA